AAcgcccatagagtttcatacaattactagagggaactgggGCGCTAGTATCTACGGGAGCTACATGCAGCGCAGTCCAGGGGGGAATGGAATGATGGGTAGTATATGCTTTTGCccaaacttcgtccttctggctttaaatgacATCGTCACTTTGCAAAGTGGTAAGTGATAACGTTTGCGAAAGTACTGCATTATAAATAATTCAATAAACATAATGAAAATTGTCAGACAGCAGCATTCGAACACAGGACCCTTACCACAGAAGCGCGATTTTggaaccattacgccacggacacATGGAGAAGCGGAACCACTGCAACTAGCAGCAATTATGCGTGCACTCAGAGCCTTATTACATACTGCATCAAAAAAGTATAAACCGCCTTGACATTTAGGCCAATTGAGGCCAAGAAACGCGTAGTAAACGAaaccacaagaacgtctgaaaacccaagcacgaagatgagacaaatccatgtactgcccGCTATTCCCAcggtggctgaacgatcgcagcgccaagTTTCCCTCCACTAATTGGACGAAACTCTATAGCGAAGCCGATGCCTCTTGTAGTTGGCGTAATTCTAAGAATTCAGTAGTTACTACACCATGGCGCTACTCAAATGTGCTACCGACGCCATGCCGGGGGCGAATGTCTTTCAGTATATAGACAAATCGTGTTCTAAATTTTTATGTTACCAAGTATAAATCACTTTGAAGCGGGACTGCCCACGCGATGGGACGTCGCCCAGGAAGGCTGCTAGGCAACTTATACTAGGCAAAACTGTGCAGACACTCGTACAAAGTTTAGCTTGGAATGGGAACATCGGCTCATTTATGCAGTCTCATCCCACGTAATTTGCAGCCTTGGAGGTTATCTAGGGTTTTGTACTGCTGAATCTTATCTATAGGGTATAGGCTGATGTAGTTTTCAGTGTCGGACAGACATCACAAACCGAGATGATAGCGATTGGCATGGACTTTACAATAACAATCGAGAGTGCATACTAGTGAACGAGCAATCAGTGAGGCACTGAGGCAAAAAACAAATGATAACGGGCAGCGAATGGCGGTGTTTACCGCATGTGCTTGTGGCGAGAAAAATATTTAGAAAGGTATCGCCGTGATAGCTCCACCGAGGAGCAGCtcaattttaaggcgaaagccttacatctctgtttcaaggtcgcgttgtgaggtacagaaaaacggAGCGCGCCGGGAAAGGGAAACACCAGCGTTGGAGGAGGGTTCTGAGAAAGGGCGACAGAGCGCAGTAGGAGCGTggagggaaagggcaacagcgGCGCACGAGAGGAAGAGGGAAAAGTCAGTAGCGGCGCgcgtagaacgttctggaaacggtgGCAGCCCGTtcgcgcgccttgtatacgtcgcTGCGTGAGCTCAGATCGTCATTCCACATAGCTATGGGTGACGATGCACCAGGTCCTAGTCGCGGGCGGGGAAGACCGAGAAAGTACACCATGGCGGCAGATGCTAGAGCAGCTCGAACTGCCGCTCGTCGTAACCGCCAACGGGATGAAGCGGCTATGGatgaagcttctttttttttcgcgcggcCGGCCCCACCGCTGCCGCGGCGCCGCGCTATGATTCGTAGAAAGCACTGGGCGCGCTGCTCTTTGATTAGTAGAAACACgaccactaagacagacctcaaacagCAGCTCGAAAAGGCGTTTGTGTTTCCGCGTAACACacttatgttttctcgtatattcaaattacgtTTCGACGCCATCATGTCTCTAgattgtgtgtaagtcgtactttacaaattttctgtcgcgttttactttgagaagttcaattagttcagtaatgcCCATGCGCCAAGCAGAGGGTCTGCGGGGTTCGGGATGCTTCGTTCGGGATGCgtcgttcgggatgatttttctcatATGGATAACGGGGCCGACACCTAATTTTCTGCGACCcggggcccttagcgctatcGAGTTAAAATGCTTCTATTATTTATCCTCAGCAATTCACGTGGCTCTGCATATCAGGCGCGATGTCATGGCATATACATAACTAATCGAGGATAACGCCTTTCTGCTGCTTTATTTGATTAACGCTGCAACCATGAAGATTTGCTCGGCTTGGCAAGTATACCTGGTCTCTTGTATTTGAAAATTCTCTCGACATGCCACCTCAAGCCTTGCGGATGTGGAGTTCCTGTGCAACCGCATCGCAATACTCCGAGCGGGAAAGCTGCAGTGCCTCGGTTCGCTGGCGCATCTGAAGCAGAAGTTCGGCAAGGGATACACAATCACGGTGAAAACTTACCCGGACCGCAAGCAGGACTTTATGTATCAAAGAGATGTGGCCCACGACGTGAGGAAGAACTTCCCCGGAGCAGAACTCATGCACAGCTACGAGGTGAGCTTTCAACAAGAGGCCCTATCTAGAGGAGTATATGCCTAAGTTGAACTAGACGCAAATAAAGCTACCGTAGCACAGTGGTCGTAACGTATTCATCCAAGGCAGAAAATGCTGCTTAATGTACCACGTATCTGCATGCTATGCGTGTCGCAGGATTTTCTTTTTGCTAGTCCACTGAGTATATTTGACGGAAAGGGGAGCTCTACGGGACGAGCCTCCCGGTCCATCCGTTCCCCTTTCGAACCAAGCAGGGACTCTTGAATAAAGATGTTTTATCTCTCTCATAAACAAGGACCTAATTGGACTAATCAGGAACATGAGAGGCATTAACGGGAAACTTCAGAAGAATGGTAAGCTGTATTGGTAAATTTCGCGTCTGTATTTGCGAAATGGTCACTCTTGTTTTTATCGAAGCCCTTACAAAACTTTCAAGTAACTCTGAATAAaattttttagacaaatgttactagaACCTACCAACTGTCTATTGAACGTTTTCAAACCGTTCTTAAACTTCCtaaatacttcataccaacatcctgttGACTATTGGCCACAGGTATTGAGTTAAAAATTTGttacaaactttctttaaacgatgaacatccttcaaacatgAAAAGTAGGGTTTACTAACAATCTTAATACAGCTTAGAATCTACACAATAACATTCTACCAACTTCCTCGAACTCGACCTCCTCGACCTAGAAACATCcgagtaacttttttcctacatTATGCTGCTTGCCCTAAAAACATCCTTGTAACGTTTTTATAAGCTTCTGTTGCttgccctagaaacatccttgtgaCATTTACCCACTTTCTCccgcattttttaaatttttttgtagTGTTGTGATGTAACCTTGAAGATAAGTGGGATATAAATGTATGTAGCTGTTAGCGAAACACAtcaatcttttcaaacactgatatCTATTTTCTAACCCTTTCATACATGTCCTCAGAAGCCACAAGCTAGCAGCGACGATAATGTGTTCTTGGTATCCACCGTGTTCTTGATATCCGCCTTGCTGCAAGCCTAAGGGAGGgaaaatgcgaaaatagaatagCTTTGTGAATTGTGTATGTGGACGAGAAAGCATGAAGCAGTCATCCAgaagaatttgacttcaaatAACCCAAAATCAAAgcgaagatttcaactgactgccttgccacacatacttagaatggcgTCCACACCTCTAGGGTCTGGATCCTCTCtttgggcgacgtccttgtgggtattggaacgccaccaAAAAAGTGACTGAAGCAGTACTGCCACACAGAATATGCACCTGTTACATGTAGGCATCGTACACTTCTGTGAAGTAGCCGTAAATCAGTTACAGGAAAGATATTTACAGAGTTAAAGAGTTACAGGAAAGAAGTTTTTAGAACGGCTTCAACCAGACATGCCTAACTGTCATTAAATGCGATCACAAGCGTAAAGCACGTTTTGCCTAAACCCCGTCTTTAGGTGTtagaaaaacatttttatagaccctctagaGCGCATTATTCACAGTATGAAACCTCATTTCGCTAAAAGCACAACAAATGATTACACTACATAGGTAACTATTTCAAAATTTCCACCAAGTGgagggcagcttgagcatgaagcaagcttcctcGTGACATCTCAGTACATCCGAGGTggtgagcatgtggtaccacaaaccacagacgCACGCACCAATTCTGGacagtagtcagcactgttaccatgtcaccggaAGCTTGTGAATTAGGCAGCCGACAAGTAATAAGAAAGAGAAGGTAGAAAGGATtctttgcatttcagataagtgacagcaaagaacaagctttatagTATGCcaactggagaagggcagagacacgcaGAAAAATAACGCCAATCAACGCTCAGCgctcagctgcactgtcgtggcttgcaactactgcacgcaaaaaaaaaacaatgtaacaTTGAACGCTCAGTGTTTAGCTGCAgtgtcgtggtggcttgcaactactgcactCGGCGGATCGTTATGATTTAGCGGTTCGAGctaccacctcaaatttctgtaacGTACAAAGAAGACCAGCTTCCAGCCTGAACCCAACCTGCACTTGGGGCacatattgaacttgtcacaaTAAATGGTTATGTAGTTTGTTATATGCTTGAGGTATTACCTTCGCATACTGTGACTAGagattcagcagctacctaataaagaatAAAATTTTGCTGTTTGCATGCTAATTTTAGGAGATGAAGTATGGTATGCAATACATAAGTCtgaccgattagagggaacaatataagCGCAaaggcaatagtgtgagaagcGAGCTTCAAGAGACTGCacaataaaaatgacaaaaagatacacatctGGAGACCgcatgcttctcaacgattatcttaaaaaggcagcctcactagattaatatacagcatgtacagagtatatcatgcatagttactcaagtcagagttatatttaactcagaggaggctagtttaggtaagttcattaaactgtGCGAACAGCAGGTGACCTATAGATAAAATGCAAGTGATCTGCCACTAGATGGCAATCATGAAATGGCAAACACAGTAAGATGGCTGCATATTACACAAACGTATACTACAACACACAATCTAggacagttttgtacgcacctttgtgAAAGCAtgcagatcaggtgctttatcGTGGTGCTCTacagcttgcagcagtgctgcaagTTCCTGCtggatgcctccagaatccgcatagccttcaactgcaagaaatgaataatttatttcAATGGGAATCTGGAAACTTGTGATTTACCAGTGTAATGCGGAACTGCAAAAAGAGCCTCACACAAGCAGCTACATTAATCTGCGTCTCCTACAAATCTCCTCATTATATCTCTGGAGCGTACACGGCTATATTGTAACAAGTGTGATTCCAAGTGAGAATGCAGCAAACAGACTACCAGGAAAAATGCATTACCAAAATCAAGTATGTAGCAAAacaaaagagcattggattatgaaaaaaaaattattgagcacatgaaaagtcttttgaaccctaAGTTGTGACTGTATAGCTGATGGTATTCCTTTGCGCTCTTTCTCAGTGGTTTGATCCGACGCTCCGCCCatgttatgaactggaatagtCGGCCGTTCACGGCGGGTGGTAAGAGTGGCGTAGAATCGAGCGCCAAGTATGGCTACGAAATCGTAGCCCCTACTTTATTACTGCAACGCAAAGTCATAACCTATGACTGCAAGAGCTCAAATACTGTTCTTAAGATGATACGTATATAATAAAAGCCAGCGTCTAATTGAgatgtctcgattaaaaagaaacctcgttATTGCATTCGCGGCCTATATCTGCCCTGCAATATAGAAAACTAACAATACAGACCGGTTCTCGCGACGCGGGCCTTAAAACTGAACTGTATGCAGAAAAAatcttcatacaagctaatatcggcgcaagcgtcaaacatagcAATCCAGCGCCAACGCGCGAAGCCCATAACACATCGAGGTATACACACATGCAGTGTACTCACGGATATGCCCAtataaggaataattttctgccaGGAAACTACCCAACAAGCAGTAATTTCCAGCGattccataattgtgttcccgTTTAGTCATAGCAATCAGACagggtagcatacttcacaggaaaataCAAGTACGCGGTAACGTCAACGAAAACTTCCGTGAAGTGCTTACTAAATTTGCACAGAAACATGGACAACCTACGCTCAGAAAGCTGCTCTGCTCTAGTTACACAAAGCTCTTTACATcaaccataagctacaacaatgCTCACAAGCGCctaacttgcttacctttcatgACATAGTCAGTAGACGCTCCTTCGTCTGacaggtaccgtggcaccaacgCTCTTTCCGGCGCAAGCACTGCAGAACTGCCGATGAACTCCAGCACCACGAAAGCACAACCTTtaacaaattcttccatacactaTAATTcgaagccccagtaccaggcttttcacgagagagcgctGGCAGGCGGTAACAAAGGCAGCTCGGACAGGTGCTGTtgtaagacactgttgacaccGGCGCATCCCATGAAACACACGGCGCACacacgagtccagaggttgtgtgatggttaatgcacacgataaggAGCACATTTTGTCTTGGCAGTTCTATTATGAAATTCAACTACCGCctcactgcaacgagcactcgGGCACAGCCAATGTGCTCCAAacaacactgcagcagcgccacactgcgttTAACAAAACGGAATTTGCCTCCACGACTTGCATCTGCTTCAGAAGCATGGCTTTCGAGTTTGGCATTTGTCACTGAGGGGAAGTCGTACCTGAGCCATGGGCGAGCTTTAGTTGGCGGACACGAGCCAATCCAAGCGCCATCCGTGCGGCTCCGTCTGCTTGCAACGGCGGACGGCCTACGGGCTAATatgacacttaccgagcacaAATTTGTGATCACCTCCCGTATACGAGTGTATATCTACACAACGTCAAGCCCCCATGGATACGAAGTTTACTGCGCGTGGCACATCATTTGCAAGCAGGGCGGAGCTGATAACACCTGCACTTCTTGTTCTTGGCTGGCGAAAACAAGCAACGAATGACTTTCTGCCCTTTCCCTCAGTTATGCTGCAGCGTAGCCATCAGGCTTCATTGAGTAACAATGGTGGCTTCACGTTGTGCCAACGGCCGCGCCCCTGAATGCAAAATCAGCTTACTGAGCGTCAAATTTGATGAATATCTCGGAACAAAATTACTCCAGAAGAATAAAAAATTAAGTTGTTATCAAACACGACTGTTTTCACTTTTCGCACAGAAACATATGCCACAATCGGAATATTGAGATAATTAAGAAGGTTTTACTAATTATGCGATTGATTACTGAAATTGTTCGCGAAAACTGTCTGCGCCAAACAGCATAAACGGCCCGCGCACGCATATTTTGCATCGGGCATTATTAAAAGTAGCGTTAACTTTGAAGACACTTTACATACTTTCTCAACTTTATTGTTTATTCTTATCAAGATTGTTCATTGCATGACATAAACTTTTTGTAAAATACAGAAATATTTTTAAATTTGCGTAAATCGTTTACTCATGTGCAGGGTTTGCTGGAGTTCCGGGTATCCGGGATTCAGATGCTGTGGAGCGAGATGTTCACTCGCATGGCGAAGACCAAGAAGCGCTTCAAGCTGCAGGACTTCTATATCGCTGACACGTCGCTGGAGCAGATTTTTCTGAGTGTAACACGCAAAGAAGCCAGCGAAGCGGCCGCTGCAGCTGTGACAAAGGCGTCCAACCTACCTGCAACCACGCTGGGCATCTAGCGGCGACCAGCAGTAAACTACGGGAAACGACCACGTCTGTTCAGTTCACGCTTAGCCAGAATATGAACAGTTTAGGTGTGCATAACACATACTGACGAAAATATAAAAATAATCGACGTTTCTCACACGTTTCGACATCTTCGTAGGACGGCATTTCGGCAACTTTTTCGGCGCTGAGACATGTTATCGATGTAATCGTTTGGGAAGTGCCTCACTTATCGGATGTTCTGAAAATGCGGCCCCAGCAAGTAGCTACTAAAAGCGAAAAAAATGTTCTAGGACAAGTTGCTGATGGCTTAGTCAACGCCCTTGAAACTGCGTAAAGCGAAAACACCtgcggacgaggaacaggagCTGAAAGGACAGGGGAAAGTAGCATATGTTGTCCTTCCTCGATTAAGGAGTGTGTCTGCACAATCAAGTTGTATAATTAAAGTGTCTTTCTTCAGCAGCAAAGTGGTTATTGTTACGTGTGAGATGAagcttaatttaaaaaaaaaaaagcttcggcACCAGCTCCTTGTGACGCTATAGCTGTAACGGGGTCTTCACTAGCCGGAAATTGTGCTGGTCGTCTCTCGTAACACGTTCAATGGGGGTCGCAGGGTTAGGCAGTGCCCGACAAGCATCACTGGTGACATACAAGCTTCCTGTTCTAAACTATTCTCAACCACGAACTAACACCCAGGGAAACAGGCTAACAGCGATGGGCATCCGAACTACCAGAAACTATCGCTAGCAATGCTCTGCACTCTAGGGGAAAGTGTTAGTTTTCATCCTCCAATAATCTCTAAATAAAGAAAACTAGAATCTGGAGTTTTACGATTTAAAACCACAAactgattgtgaggcatgccgcagtggggCAAAAAAGTCAAAGAGGactaattgtgaccacctggggttcttcagcgGACACCCAAATCAAAGTACACGAGCatcctttttgcatttcgcccccatcgaaatgcggcccccacTGACGGGATCGAACCTGCggcctcgaactcagcagcgcaacgcgttAGCCACTGTGCTATCACTGCGGGCAATAACGATCTCGGTAACGTGCTCTAGAAAATGTCGATAAAGCATTCACTTGGAGACAGTATGTCTTTTTTAACTTCCCAGGTAATACAAACCCAATCAATTCGTACATCAAAAACACCGAAGCCGCTTAGAATAGAGAACTGGGCGAGGTCTCTGTCACTCAGTTCTCGCAAAAGACAACTCAGTTAACTGGCACAAAACTGGATGTTTAGCGATTAATATATGATCAGTTGATTACTGCAAATCGTGAAACTACGAAAACATGAAAACGGCCGGGCACATATTTTGGCGTGTGTACCGCTGACATACAGATCACTGGGCTGTAGTTGTGTGTGAGTTGAGTCACGTTATTTATATTTGAGCTGTATTCGACCCCACACCCTTCCTGAATACTAGAGATCTGAGGCCGAATTAACAAATAGATTCTTTCGTAAGTGCACTTAGCGATCGGCCAGCCGCCTTCGATAATATGTACAGTCGAAAGCTTTATGACAGTAAACATGGGAGCGTGTGCCGCACAGTACAAGCAGAACGCTCTAGCCAGAGACTGGCGAACTCTCGTAGTTTGTATACTAACTACGAGAGTGCGATCGCCCCTCGCCAGACTGCTCTGTTTGTACCGAGGAGCACGTGCTCCCGTGTTCATTGTCATAAAGTCTTTGACTGTAGAACATTACGATTGGTTGAAATCCTTGCAATCAGTTCTGTAGCATAAGAGCTCTTCGCCAATAGGGGCCCTGGATTGCCATGACACGAAATCTACCCAAGGCTTTGCAAACGATTCCTTGCAATTATCTCGCTATTTTTGCTTACTTTGAGCAATATTCGACATCGTGGTAAAATACACGCTACTTTCTGCTGTGCGCATAAGTGCACGTGGTATTTAGTCATTGAAGCAGCCATTAAGTTTATATATGTGTGTTGAAAGTGCTCGTCGAGATAacccccaagttcagcaaggaggagtggcactcgcttctgcgtagcctcGCTccagacaagcaaatcctggctgctgtccggcgtgcccgcgacagGGACTAGCCGGGTACGCGACGAGTTcccgtcctcgccggacctccaataaaagttattcCGCTCACTCAGTCCCTCACTCTATCGCACGGGTCGCCCTGCGCATATATCGATGGATTTCCGCATATTTCGAACGCGCTGCAAGTGGCTGTGGCCAGAGCCGCTCAATACACACTGCACGTCGCAGGCTGAGTGCGACCGAAAACAACAGAAGCGAGTACTACACCGATAAAATCAAGCAGGTTTTTTCGGTCTAATCCAGCGTTTTATAACATTTGGTACACAACAGAGCGAAGTGAAGCAATGCCGTGAAAGATGCGAGATAAAGCGTAGCTGCCAAAATAAGAACACGATCAGCGAATCTCACGCTTATGCGGgtatcggtgtaagcgaagctgtCTCTCTAAACGAAGCATTATATGGCTAGGCGACACGAAAAAACGCCGGTTATTCGGGTCTCCagagaaaactatcatcatcagtattggctcgggcatcgtcgtcttcttccgcagctgtctcgttggcgccccttgggttgcgctcgtgatcgtgctcggcacgcgctcgtgccacagctcccgcgttcgtcgtcgtcatcgtttttttccacagctggctgcgttgccgctcattgttccagcgtagaatttcacgtctCCTCTTTCGTCGTattggggaggtcgcgtttacagGTGTATGAGCCATAGAttaagggggtataagccattcattgtcttacgtagcggacagatttaattttgaagcaatttaatttcgaagaatcacaagcgacaatggcgggcgaatgctgctaaccacgcctcCGAGAaaactcgaggcatcgaacgcaagcgacaacagcagactgcgggcataccgtcagtgacgtcattctctctgtcgcagccgaacTTGTGTGTAATcttattaagaaacacaaagacgtaagcAATACTTGGTAAATACTTTAAtaaaccatcgggattaacccagtgataaacaccggggccgcacctTTCAGCTTctgttaaccatctgtacggagcgCTTGGGTGGTGAATTTTGATGTTTGCAAATCTTAATGCAAATGTTACGCAAACAAAATGCTCATGGCGGAAATGCTTTAGAAAATGACACGAAAGGTATGTAATTTTACGCACTTATTTGTAGTTATTTGTAGCTCAACGTGGAACGTTGAGCTACAATGCCACCTTAAATAATGTTATGATAGACTCGCAACGAACTCGAGCGCATCTGAGTTTCGTTTATTGCGAGACGACTTTGAGTTTCCCTATACAAGCATACTTTctaacgtgtttttttttaccaACCGGCTCACAGTCAACTTACCTCCATAGTGGGTTAGAGCTACAGTGCCATAACCACAGCAACACCAGGCGACGGCATGGCAGCTGAAGTAGAAGAAGAACAACGGTGGGAAGCGGACGCCTGCTCGTTACCTGCAGTGGCGGTGCGAAGCTCCCGATGGCCTCCAGGCCGTCAACTTCTACGGCAACCATGTCGAAGAGTTCCGTGAGCGAGGCGAGCACCACCTCCGTCGGCAAGATTCCGACGTCGCTGCTCTGGTGCCGGCTCTTCAGGCCTAAGATCAGCGGCTGTGGATGCGCCCTGTTAGTGCTGTGCGCGACGTGTTTTGTCGCCGCCGTCAGCATTAACAGAGGCCTCCTGGCGTGGTCATCCAGTGAGCGCTCACCCGTATTCTATGAACCAGTGCACGGTGGTTATTGCTGTTAAGGATACACACTTGTGAAAACGTGGTCGAACACCGATGGAGACATACAATAGAGCTGAACTGCATCTGAAGGTTTATTGCTGGGCGAGAAGCGTTTGTGTTCGTGCTAGAATGCAACGCATGCATGCGCCCGTGAAGTGTGGTTTGTGGAAGGGGAAAAATCAAATAGTTGCACGAAAGCGATAAGTTATTTAGGCTGTAACGCAAAGTAAATGAAACGCGGTCAAGCCGTGGAACCAACCAAAAAACCTAACCAACTAAGCACAACCAACTCTTGCCTTTATGGCTATCAGATGCGTTAGaatcccctcccccctccttttccTCTGCCCCATTGTGCCTCCGCATGCGTTGTATTCTAGCATAAATGTAAACGCCTCTCGCGCAGTGATAATCGTTCAGTTCCAGTACAGTGCTAGTGTTTGTCACCATTGCTGTTCGTCCATGTATCAACAAGTACGCTGTCTTCACAATATTAATAGCCAACCATCTAGCTTACCAATACACTCGTATCCTCAGCGCGACGGTGTTACTAGAGCGTAGATTGTCGGATGACCATCAAAGTCCGCACGAAGCACTGTCCTTACAGTAGGTATAGTCAGAAAGTTCcctacaaaaaaaaagtgtgctgATGAATTTGTAGCTTGCGCTCGTTCATCTACGTTTGAAATCAGGGACACTATATAGATTCCTCTAAACATCATGCATGTAGCTTCGG
This genomic stretch from Dermacentor silvarum isolate Dsil-2018 chromosome 2, BIME_Dsil_1.4, whole genome shotgun sequence harbors:
- the LOC125943528 gene encoding ATP-binding cassette sub-family A member 17-like, translating into MPRMLLLDEPYSGMGILSRKRIVNYISSLQRHAKISIVLSSHSLADVEFLCNRIAILRAGKLQCLGSLAHLKQKFGKGYTITVKTYPDRKQDFMYQRDVAHDVRKNFPGAELMHSYEGLLEFRVSGIQMLWSEMFTRMAKTKKRFKLQDFYIADTSLEQIFLSVTRKEASEAAAAAVTKASNLPATTLGI